The window AGACTTTTATTTGAGTCTAAATTATACTTTCATTATTAATAATCTATTAAATTATGGTTCTGTATCTCAGTTATAATTTTGGTCCTAATTAATAAAGTCTGTTTTTACTTTATTGTTATGTGTTTATTCCTTTTACTGTTTCACACATTGTATTCGAGGAAAAACTGAAGCATGCTTTCAAGGCTTTTGGTTGGTTGCAGGAGTTCACGTTAAGGTCTCGTCTCATAATATGTTGTCGGGATCAGAACTATGGCAATAGAAAACACAACTCGTATCAAGAGTATGACAGTCCTCAGGGAAGGGTGTTTAAAATGATCATTGTCAGGGATTCAGATGTTGGAAAGACGTGCCTAACTTGCAGGTTTTGCGGTGGTGTATTTCTCGTTAATCCCGAGGCAACGATCGGTGTGGATTTTAGAGAGGGGAGCAACTTGGAGAAAAGTTGAGGATGATCTATACTGCAGGGTTTACTGTCACCTGTTCATAAAGCTGTTTAGACATGTTGATTGTGAATAACTGAATATGATATATTCATTTGGGGTTTCTATACTATGAGTCTGTGGTCTGTATTGTTAAAAGTAGTAgtcaaacaattatttaaatacattaattaaatacattatttattaattaatatacatCAATTCTTTGACATTctgttatatttataaaatatgacaAAACAGACCATAATTCAtgctttataatatttattataatttaagtaAATATAGGCTACttcaatacttttttatttttactctggttaatattaaatataatatataatatttatattttttgaatgtcTAAATTGGCACATACATATGGCTAAGAAATGCGgaatactttattaggaacacctgtacacctacttattcatgcgattatgtaatcagccaatcgtgtggcagcaatgtaatgtataaaatcaggcagatatgggtcaggagcttcagttaatgttcacatccatcagaatgggaaaaaatgtgatctcagtgatttcgaccatggcatgattgttggtgccagatgggctggtttgagtatttctgtaactgctgatctcctgggattttcacgcacaacagactctagaatttactctgaattgtgcaaaaaacatccagtgagtggcagttctgcagacagaaatgccttattgatgagagaggtcaacagagaatggccggactggttcaaactgacagaaaggctacagtaactcagataaccactctgtacaattgtagtgagcagaaaagcatctcagaatgcacaacatgtcgaaccttgaggcgaatgggctacaacagtagaccatgttgggttccacctgtcagccaagaacagaaagctgcagtgggcacaggttcaccaaaactggacagtggAAGACTGGAAAAGCATAGCcttgtctgatgaatctcgatttctgctgaggcacacagatggtagggtcagaatttggtgccaacagcatgaatccatggacccaacctgccttatGTCAACAATCCAAgctggtggcggtggtgtaaaggtgtggggaatgttttcttggcacactttgggcccgttaataccaagtaatcatcgcttgaatgccacagcctatttgagttttgttgctgaccatgtgcatcccttcatggccacaatttacccatcttctaatggctacttccagcatgataatgcacatcacaagcaaaagtcatctcaaactggtttcatgaacatgacaatgagacaatgagcctttgcagtcatgtcaacatggaccagaatctcaaaggaatgtttccaacatcttgtggaatccatgccatggagaactgaggctgttttgagagcaaagggaggccctacccagtagtagtataatgttcctaataaagtgctcagtgagtgcattgtatatatgcacacacacacacacacatagatatatataaaaagacaaaaatcatttaaaacatgTTGACTTTACCCCATTATAGTGTGATTACATGCCCTGCACTTTGGGCACATTGTCACGATGGGAAACTGACTACTACAAAACtgttcatgaaacagcaaaaaagaaaaaggtatcGTGTTAAATATCAAACCATTATTTTGTCCAAAAGAAACTGTAATTAATAAGTTGTATAAaagtgcaacaacaacaacataaaacatgtgacaacttgccccaagctttcatttataaaaaatactgtCTTGAGAACACAGTTCAATCTTTGAGAAAAAgtctaccttcattatatagttgacaCTTGCCTGAAGTTTAAGTTTCACTTatttacccaacagctattacACACATATGATGATATTGGAATTTGTGGTTGGAGGATTACACTCACTTCAGTTATTCTAATTTAacagggttttgaactaggtgctTGAAATTAACATACAAACCCATACAAACTAGAGAAAACGAGCagttgtgtaattggacttttgactctaaACCttttagttactgagatatagcccttgtgacaacgtcctcatgtgacaactagccctggccTCCTCTACTACTTTTAAATATCTGCAATGATGCAAATCACATACTCTTTCTCAGTTGCAGATCTGGGACACAGCAGGACAGGAGCGCTTCAGGAAGAGTATGGTGGAGCATTACTACTGCAACGTCCATGACATCATCTTTGCGTACGATGTGACCAGTCTGGCTTCATTTGAGAGCCTGCCAGAATGGATTGAGGAGTGCTGCCTTCACTCAGTCCCTGCCATGGTACACCGTTTCCTAGTTGGGAACAAATGTGACTTAAGAGGAAGAAGAGAGGTGTCCACTTTCATAGCTCAGCGACTTGCTGATAGCTACAACTTTCTGTTATTTGAGACATCTGCAAGAGACCCTGCAGAATAAGAGCATGTAGATGCAATTTTCCTCACCTACAGGCTGAAGAATCACAAGCTGCTGAGCCTGAAACAGCCCAGTGAGAGCAGCTTCATACAACTCTCTGGAGACCAGGAGATGAAGACACCCTGTTATTGCTAAATAAAAACTTTGGCCCTTCCGCTTTGGTGTAATAGTTTAGGAGACTGTAAATTGATATGGAAATGTGTTGGTATCTACATATAGTTCACAAATGTCTTTGGAAACATGAAATTTGAGAGGGACTTTTGGGgtttttctaattttctaattTTCTAATTCAGATGATGTTTGATGTATTAGACGAATCTACCTATTTAATATCTTATTAATTCGTCTGATTATTTAAGGCCTTCATAAACGCATTCAGTGACATGAAGACCTCACCCTATAGAATATGTTATAACATTATCAGTCTGTACTAACTAAACATGTTTTTATAGATATAGTTATTAATATATTGTGACAATTCCTGGATGCTTTGATGAAATTTCTTAAGGCAATCTGGAGCGTTTATGCtgatcagaaaaacaaaacaaaacaaaaaacactttggcACCTTATTACTATGCACCATAGCAATGAACGTTCTGCTATGTTAAGTCTTTTCATACAGATATGGATTGATTACCATTGCATATTTGAGGCTATGGTTACTTTTTCCTCAGTAAACTAGAAATGCTACTACTTCTCATCTCATCAAATAAGTATTGCATGCCAGCTCAAACTAAACTGGAACTGATTGTATTCCAGTTGACAAGATTGTATCATGTCTAAAGATTGTCTTGAGGATTTTACAtcatttaaaatgtgttgtcCTTGAGAGAAAATTCTTGTCATTGTGTAAATAGTTTGCACTGACTCTCAAATGTGTTTGTTCAAGtgttgtaaaaattaatttaactttaaaacaaaatgaaaataaaatgaaaaatagagccattattttaacatatttgtttttacagttgtgATCAATCAGGGTCAAAGAtaaatcttttttaaatataaagacCAGGGTTCcccggtcatggaaaacctggaaaaatcAGGGAGTATTAAAACTGTAATTTCCAGGCCTggtaaagtcatgaaaattaataaaCCTTTGTATCTATAGTGAAAATCGTTTTTCCATTTaagctcagctctaaaatatttaattgactaaatgactatatatatatatatatgaattttgtAAGATTTGggaactttacaataaggttactaacaatgaacaatacttttatagcatttattaatcttggttgatgGTAATAAAaacgaatacatttttaaaatcaaaagttgtatatgttaacattagtgaatgcactatgaacttacatatactaacaatgaacaattgtatttatattaactaacattaataaataaattctgtaaaaatacattgttcattgtttgttcatgttaaataatgttgttaactaatgataacaaatggaactttattgtaaagtgttaccaaaaatcttTATTCATGGGAAAGATGTGAACCCTCAAATTCCTTTCTTAAACGTTTGATATTGTAGGCCAATCCTCACAATAAAAGAGAAACCCACATCAGTAACCATACTGTTTTATCGACAACAACATTCAGAAACTTCAGAATCACTTagtctcatttttattttattttgctaacTAAACAGATCTCAGCCTCTCAGACAGTAAGTGCTGTTTTTGACTCCGTACATGTGCACTTAAATCCTAAAATCAGCAGGCAAGTGCAGCTGTTAGCCCAAACACCACAAAAAAGGTGTGAAGAATGCTTTttaaagtcataaattatacCACAAAATATAACAAGCAGGATTTTGACTGAttgtgtttaaaacattttactttcAAAAGTTTTACATTTAATGCTGGATTGTTACAAAATTGCCAGTCTTGCCAgtgcaatattatatatataatattcaggCTGGTGGTCAAAGATTTCTCagctttttaaagcaaaatcttaCATTTAAAGTGTATTCCAATTGCTATGTCAATGAATATCATTGGTGCAATTACATTTAGACACCACCAGATGTCTGTACAAACATGTCTGGACCAAATCTGAGTCATTATGTGAATGCCATCTAACGGACATGACAACAAGCAGACAGCTGATACTGAAATATAGGATACCTTGAATGTAATActcaataaagtaaaaaataaataaataaataaataaataaacagaaaacaagcaaaacaaaaaatagtATTTAGGGTGGAAGGATTTTAGATTCTCCTTTATTTTATAATAAGAATTTTAAGGTATGGCCTATTTTCAGTACATAAGTGCCTATGAGTTTGCATAGCTTAGGCCTTTCCTCATATCCATTGCAAAACATCTGTAAGATGTTTCACATTAAAAAAGATAGatcataaaaaaattgttttcttttaatttaggtattttctgaagaagctgcACAGCATATATAATTTGTGTAAACATTATTATTTTGCCACGTGGGATGTAGAGTATAGCCTAGAGGTCTGTATCGGTTATAGGTAGGCCTACAGCTCCTTAAGCCTGtagcttaaaaataataataatttaaaaaaaaggcaattCTTATTAtcccacttatatatatatacactggtggccaaaagtttggaataatgtacagattgtgctatttcggaaggaaactggtactttaattcactaaaatgacattcagctgatcacagagtatagtcaggacattactgatgtaaaaaacagcaccatcactatttgtaaaaagtcatttttgatcaaatctagacaggccccatttccagcagtcatcactccaacaacttatccttgagtaatcatgctaaattgctaatttggttctagaaaatcacttgccattatatcaaacacagtttaaagatatttggttcgttaaatgaagcttaacattgtccttgtgtttgtttttgagttgccacagtatgcaatagaccggcatgtcttaaggtcaatattaggtcaaaaatggcaaaaaagaaacagctttctctagaaactcgtcagtcaatcattgttttgaggaatgaaggctatacaatacttgaaattgccaaaaaaactgaagatttcatacaaagatgtacactacagtcttcaaagacaaaggacaactggctctaacaaggacagaaagagatgtggaaggccagatatacaactaaacaagaggataagtacatcagagtctctagtttgagaaatagacgcctcacatgtcctcagctgacagcttcattgaattctacccgctcaacaccagtttcatgtacaacagtaaagagaagtctcaggggtgcaggccttatgggaagaattgcaaagaaaatatcacttttgaaacagaaatcacaaagaaaaggttagagtgggcaaagaaacacagacattagacaacagataattggaaaagagtgttatggatcttcaccccattgagcttttgtgggatcagctagactgtaaggtgcatgagaagtgcctgacaagacagccacatctatggcaagtgctacaggaagtgtggggtgaaatgtcacatgagtatctggacaaactgacagctagaatgccaaggatctgcaaagctgtcattgctgcacatggaggatttttgatgagaactctttgaagtagtttaagaagatctgattttttttttccatatatatatatatatatatatatatacacttagaTGCACAGGTAAgtgtctaaacctgctgggcattcCTGCTGCAatttacacactttttttttaaggatttaagCATTTCAATCTCACAACAAATTTCAATCAAATTGTAGTAgtctaaaataaagaaataattaaaaaaactaaatatttaaatttttattaattacatttgatAAAACTTACCCAATTCAtcttgatggaattttgttatgaaattgaaatgcgtaaatcaaaaaaaaaataaaaaataaaaaataaaaaataaaaatttaaaaaaattgagtGAATGAGCAAAACTGCATTACATACCATTTGGACACACTGATGTCGTAGATATCCCtgaaggttatttatttatttatttctgtaataCACCTTTAGTAGTAGACCCTATGCCTTCTCATGGGATTACGTGGGTTATTAGCTGTCCATATGTCCTGTATCATTAAGTGCTGGATTGCTGATAAAAACATTGCAACAAGTGAAGTAATCACAAATGGGAGGGCGGCCAGGACGGAGTTATGGTTAAAAATAAAGTAGCATTGCATTGATGTCCTGCGTGTGTCATAGTAGCTGTTTAAAACACATTCTTCAACGGGAATGACGCCAATAGATGTAACTCACACGGAAGAGTAAAACAGGCGTGAGTGATAGTCTCTTTGGCGACGCGTTTCCCAAGTCCCACCCGCCTCCATCAGCCCCCCCTCAGAGTCGGGCAATATTTAAAACAACCCCACCGCAATGCAAGCGCAGAAACTGAGAGAACACATAGTGAGGACTGTCTATTCAAAAGGGATATTATAAGGACTTGCTGTCTTATATAGGATATTTCGGAAGAGGACACTAAAATACTACCTTCCATCGAAGATGAAGTCTCCAAAGATAAAGTCACAGAGCAAATGTAAGCTTGTCTTAATTTACCTTTAAACGATTAAATGCATAGTAGGACTGGTAAACATAAATTCTAAACATACGAACTCATGCAAATATGCTTATCAGAGTGTATTGACCAGACGAAATATCTTTAATTTTGTTGCAGTTTTTGAAACAAATCTTACGTTTAATTTCTAGCATTTCTTGAGGATGATGTCGACCTCAATGCAGTGTTGTGTGAGTTCGACGCTGTCATTGAGGATTTTTCGTCCCCCGTGGAGAAGAGACACTTCAGATATGATGAGCACTTGAAAACAATGAAGAGACGGAGCAGCGCGAGCGTCAGCGACAGCGGAATCAGCGACTCTGAGAGTGAGTACAAAAGTGCATTTGACGTGTTATTATTCCAGATAGAAACAATGTGCTCTTGCCCTTCAATCATTATTACAGCTTCAGAAGTTACAGTGTAGCCTACAGAATCTTATCTAATCTTATCCCTCACACAAGCACAAAGAACAgcttttgtactgtatatgttaactTGTCTTTTAAAAGACAGACTTTAATTTCTTCCTTTGGGGGATAGAAGATTCATGAAACATTTGTTTATGACTATGGTGGCCAGATTCTTGCTTGTGGAAACTGGGACAGCctcctcccagcaaaaatgaaattgacgtatccttacctaggcgcagatcaatgcgaagtggagggtgcatctgcatctgtaactgttgtcaccttgtacttttcgctggcagcaatttttctaagtgtgcgcttgtctttcaagagtttatcataaaatgcagagcagtccagtccaaaattaagacgtacgaaaagcattaccttcatgactgttacactgagtcgagatttatccatGATGCTCCACAGATgtagatgtcccaggcaggcataaaacaaactccaccacCCTGACTAAGACTCTGAatttgatggtcttgctctccagctcatgaaAAACATCAGTCCATCTCTCTGACACGGCCCTCTTGTTCAtgctccactcagtgatgcgacaagtgacaatgttttttgtgCAAGCCCaatcatcaaagagcgtggtttcgtcaaacaaactgagagcggggattctggagtagaagtgttcgaggctgctctgaatgtctttccactgtgggatgtctctcagtagggcccactcaagtttttctgtgttcttcaATGagagctccaattttggaggtaatccaccgatgctgaataaaagtttttcactgcacaaaagaaatcatccattcacatgtcaccagcttcaacaagggcatccaactgctttttaatgtcaggggtatgaatgattcctccagcctggcctgcaaaacgtttctcaggtcatgaatgtgcaaagtgGCTGATATGTAGTGTTGCTTtactatctccagtgcacggttaaaagtggctgtttggtTAAGAGCGAAGCCactccaaagtttagtgcaaggatcgctgaaaatgtctcttagaaactttgggcatttttcttgagaaagaaagtatgcacaTAGACcatgaaaatgtgtagtattctttcaagagctggaccaagtgAGAGGAAACGtttgttgccatgctgcagtaatttctgtgGATCATGCAATTTTTGGATTAATTTCGCAGCGCAGTCAGCCGACCGAaaactatggccgtgcacaacagaatgataagcaaaaagtcccagattctgaactttgcttcacaaaaaatcgctaacacttggtgtggcacacttccTTTTAGCAGAATCCACATGCTTCTTTGTATGAACATGCCAATACTGATAATtccaaaatgatcaaatatcatCAAATTATTctgcctggccgatatatcggtttatcaCTAATCAGTTCTAATATCTGTTCACGGACACAGGCTCACTGTAGGTTTATTTCCATATGTTGCACAGTTATCGGCCAATGCGGATCATGTGAAAATGACCAAATATTGTCTAATTATTCGGCCAGGCTGATATATCGGTATATCACTTGTCAGTTCTAATATCTGTTCAGGGACACAGGTTCACTGTAGGTGTATTCCAACATGTGGAAACATTCAGCTTTCAATTGGAGATTCTCCTTGTGTGAAACTCACACAGACCCTGCCAAACACCCTGAGACAGACTGGATCTAAGCA is drawn from Myxocyprinus asiaticus isolate MX2 ecotype Aquarium Trade chromosome 11, UBuf_Myxa_2, whole genome shotgun sequence and contains these coding sequences:
- the LOC127447982 gene encoding regulator of cell cycle RGCC-like — translated: MKSPKIKSQSKSFLEDDVDLNAVLCEFDAVIEDFSSPVEKRHFRYDEHLKTMKRRSSASVSDSGISDSESAESLNRNSFSFSDEKLNSPSVFSPASNSPLVSPKPKLGDTKELEDFIADLDRTLANM